A region of the Mangifera indica cultivar Alphonso chromosome 10, CATAS_Mindica_2.1, whole genome shotgun sequence genome:
ATATCTGTGCTTATATTGATGATTTCTTTGAAACTGCTGCTTCGTCTATGAAGGTTATTCGTGAGCTAAGTGGAGTCATTCTTGCACGAGGACCAAAACTTTGTAATTTTGTGGAATGGAGAGGATACAAAGTTGTTTATAAAAGGTATGTGCAAATACGACAGTATTCGTGACTCAATGGATATGTTTCACCATCATAGAGATGATCAACTGAGTTGGTAGCAATGAATATTTTTTGTAGATATGCTAGTCTATACTTCTGCATGTGTATTGACCAGGACGACAATGAACTAGAGATCCTTGAAATAATTCATCATTATGTTGAGATTCTTGACAGATACTTTGGAAGTGTGAGTGAATCTGACTTTACATTCTATAAGATCACAAAGTGTATATTTCCATCTGATTGGGATAGAAACTGAAGTTTGtggtaatttattttgtttccagGTCTGTGAGCTGGATTTGATCTTCAACTTTCATAAGGTATGTTGCAGTGGGCTTGTTTTGTGATCTGGATTTTGCTTTCCCAAAAGgtttcattatatcataaatGGTGTTTGATCCTATAAGTGACTGCCCAAAAGTACCTTATTAATTACATGCCATCTTGCTGATCCAACCTagatcaatttatattttatagataCCTAAATCTGTGTCCTTACTTATTGCTGATGGTCATCTACATTATAGGCCTATTATATTTTGGACGAACTCTTGATTGCTGGTGAACTTCAAGAGTCAAGCAAGAAAACTGTTGCACGGCTGATAGCTGCTCAggtataatttctttttcttggttGCAGTGGGTTTTCATtgtcagtttttctttttttcacttttttttttctcattttcattgtAGGATTCATTGGTGGAGACTGCAAAAGAACAGGCCAGTtcaataagtaatataattgCTCAGGCCACCAAGTAGGGTAACATAATTGTGGTTGTGCATGTTTTGGTCAACTCTAAAGTGCCATCTGTATTCAATTTCATTTCAAGTTTCCTTATTTAGAGCTGAATTTGCGCATTAAGGATCTTTCAAGAATTGTACACTTGATTGCTCATCAGATTTGTGTATAACAGTGTGATGGATTTGGCTGATGCATCTTTACAGCTAATAGAAACCTTTTCATGTAAACACTACAATTGCAACATTCTGCATGTTTTTTCTTGCTGTAATTCtgcaaaataacaatatatattttctttgtgaaaCATCGATTTTTCTATATTCTGTATATGTATTACACATTCTTTTTGAATGATTGTTTCTCTCATATGATTAAAATGCCAAAAGAGACCACTTT
Encoded here:
- the LOC123226964 gene encoding AP-1 complex subunit sigma-2, with protein sequence MIQFVLLISRQGKVRLTKWYSTYSQKERTKVIRELSGVILARGPKLCNFVEWRGYKVVYKRYASLYFCMCIDQDDNELEILEIIHHYVEILDRYFGSVCELDLIFNFHKAYYILDELLIAGELQESSKKTVARLIAAQDSLVETAKEQASSISNIIAQATK